The genomic stretch TCGCTCGCGCGACGGAGGCATGGTGGCCCCCGTGCCCGTGGATGAGCCCCGGGACGAAATCATGGAGGTGCGCCTGGCGCTGACCGAGGCCGCGGTGCGCGTGCGCGCGGCGCGTGAAGCGCAGGAACGCCTCATCGCGCGCGCCGCGCACGAGCTGCGCACGCCGCTGGCCCTCATGCGCACAGGCTTGGACCTGGCGCTGCGACGCGAGCGGGGCGCGGAGGAGCTTCGCACCGTGCTGGAGGAGAACCGGCGCGAGGTGGACCGGCTGGCCAGCGTCGCCGGTGCGCTGTTGGAGCTGTCGGCGGCGGGCGGTGCCCTCGATTTGCAACAGGGGGATTTGCGCGGGCTGCTCGACGAAGCCGCCGCGGGGGCTTGGGCGGAGGCGGACCGTCGCGGTGTGTCGCTGCGCGTGGTGGGCCCCGACGAGGCCGACTGCCGGATGGATGCGATGGCCGTTCGTCGAGCGGTGGACAACCTGCTGGCCAACGCCCTCCGTTACGCGCCTCGTGGGTCCGAGGTGCGAGTGGAGCTGGTGCACCGGGACGCGCATTGGGAAGTCGCTGTCCAGGACGAGGGGCGCGGCATCCCGGAGGCGCACCGTGAGGACGTCTTCACGCCTTTCCACCGCCTGGAGCGGGACGCGGGGGGCGTGGGGCTGGGACTCAGTCTCGTGCGCGAGGTGGCGCGAGGCCATGGCGGCGACGCGCGCGTGGTGGAGAGCCCGGGCCCGGGCGCGCGGGTGCTGCTGACGCTGCCTGGCAGGTGAGCCCGGGAGCGTTCGTGGGGTCCTGGGCCATGGCCCGTGTTCCCGCGTGTCTCCCACATCCGCCTCGGGTACAACGACGCCGGAATCCATCCCTTCCGACAACTCAGCGTGGGGCGCATGGCCAGGGCTCGTCGTTCGAAGCAACACCCAGCTTCATCAGGTTCCGCCGAGCAGGGCTTCGTGGCGGTGCGCGGCGCCCGCCAGCACAACCTGAAGAACATCGACGTCCGAATTCCTCGTGACGCGTTCGTCGTGTTCACCGGTGTGTCGGGCTCGGGCAAGTCGTCGCTGGCGTTCGGCACGCTCTACGCGGAGGCGCAGCGGCGGTACTTCGAATCCGTGGCCCCCTATGCGCGCCGTCTCATCGACCAGGCCGGTGTGCCGGAGGTCGACGCCATCGACGGGCTGCCCCCGGCCGTGGCGCTCCAGCAGCACCGGGGCGCGCCCACCACGCGCTCGTCCGTGGGCAGCGTGACGACGCTGGCGAACTCGTTGCGGCTGCTGTACTCGCGCGCGGGCACGTATCCGCGGGGGCAGCCGCACCTGGATTCGGATGCCTTTTCCCCCAACACGCCCGCGGGCGCGTGCCCCAAGTGCCACGGGCTGGGCCGCATCTACGACGCCACCGAGAAGTCCATGGTGCCGGATGACTCGCTCACCATCCGGGAGCGGGCGATTGCCGCCTGGCCGCCCGCGTGGCACGGACAGAACCTGCGTGACATCCTGGTGACGCTGGGGCACGACGTCGACCGGCCGTGGCGGGAGCTGCCGAAGAAGGTCCGGGATTGGATTCTCTTCACGGACGAGCAGCCCACGGTGCCCGTCTACGCGGGCTTCACGCCGGCCGAGACGCAGCGGGCGCTCAAGCGCAAGGAGCCGCCCAGCTATATGGGGACCTTCACGGGTGCCCGGCGCTACGTGCTTCAGACCTTCGCCACCACGCAGAGCGCGCTGATGAAGAAGCGCGTCTCGCAATACATGGTGAGCGGCGACTGTCCCGAATGCCACGGCAAGCGGCTGCGCCGCGAGTCCCTGTCCGTCACCTTCGCGGGGCTCGACATCGGCGAGCT from Myxococcus xanthus encodes the following:
- a CDS encoding sensor histidine kinase codes for the protein MRLVRRMWLWGAVVPVVAVVAALGVAVQVFRVVLERTLDEALLSQAAAESVSLFDAPDGRPHLHVEPSPLAGEVRAFVPATRLYGPDGTLLSVFPPESPTVYERVLPEDGPTSRLETQRLGTGLRLRVLTVQVRSPKGVPHVLQLVASLGTVDQAVGTFTSVATVLALLLGGVLIGIQGWQARGLARRLHGIADQVARSRDGGMVAPVPVDEPRDEIMEVRLALTEAAVRVRAAREAQERLIARAAHELRTPLALMRTGLDLALRRERGAEELRTVLEENRREVDRLASVAGALLELSAAGGALDLQQGDLRGLLDEAAAGAWAEADRRGVSLRVVGPDEADCRMDAMAVRRAVDNLLANALRYAPRGSEVRVELVHRDAHWEVAVQDEGRGIPEAHREDVFTPFHRLERDAGGVGLGLSLVREVARGHGGDARVVESPGPGARVLLTLPGR